TTGGCGGAGATCAGCTTGGCGTTGGCGCACAGGTTGATGATCTTCTTGGGGTGCTGGCTGGCGGGCGGGGCGTTTTTACCGGTAACCATGCAAAATGCGGGCTTCTCAGATTTCGTGGATGCATAGTAGTCGATGAAGGCTTGGAAGAGGCTCTGATCCTGCCAGCAGGCGGGCGTCTCATTTTCCCCACCTGTCTCTACACGCCAGCGGACGATCTGCTTTTCCTTGACAGGAAAGCCTTTTTCATCCAGTGCAATCAGGCCGCGCTGAGCCATATCCGCTGCGATTGTTCCCTTTTCCACATAGCGGGCGATGGCGGAGAGCTTGGGGTGGCCGTAGGGTGATAGCTCCCAGCGGTGCAGCTGTGTCAGGTAGCTTTCGTATTTGGCGGGATACAGCGGGGAGAGAAACTGAATCTGGTCGCACAGAGGGTGTGCGCCGGGGGCTTTGCCAGTTCGCCCTGAGGAACTCTCCGTCACAGGGATGATCGTGGCGGCCTGCTCCGCCTCGACGGAACGGGCGTCCAGTAGATGACCGTCCGCATCCAGAGTGAGCTCCAGCTCTGCGTTTACGATTTGGTGCGAAACAGGAACCAGTGGCTCCTTCGCCTTGCCGTAGATACCGGCGTATTGCGACTCCATGGCACAGTAGGTGTCATAGGCTTGCTGCATCAGTCCCATTTACTCCACCTCCCCAAATTCCCGCAGACCGATAAAATTGCCCTCGTCGGCGGAAAAGCTCTTCATAGGCATCTCCCGCAGAGGCTTCTGCCCCGGACAATCCTCCGGTGGGAGAAAGTGAATGACGCCGTTTTTCATGACCGGGTACCAAAACCGGGCAGTCATCCGTCCGCGGGTCTCCTCCGAGTAGGCCTCGTCCGGGTAGGTGATGCCGTGGTACATCAGCCCGAAGCCCAGCTCCGGCAGATCGTCGTAGGCGCCTGCGCCGTTTCCGAATACGCAGGGCTCTACATAGCCCTGACATTCCCGGGTACCCAGAAAAATATCACGCCGCCCGCCCTTTTCGATCATTCGGCGGGCAATGCAGTGATGTTTGTTCTCATTTCGGTCGCCGCACAGCTCTGGGCGGTTGTCGTTCCAGTCGAAGCAGGCCCGCACCTGATACCGGCAGCTTTTCAGATAGGTGTAATACGCCAGATCGTTGCCGCCGCTGTATTTGATGGGGCGGATGCCTTTCACCTCGGTCTGGATCGGGTTCATGACCCGCACGTCCAGGATTCGCCAGATGAAGGTGGGCTTCCAGTATACAGAGGATAAAATGCCCTTCAGTGCCTCATAGGTGGGTACCTGATAGCTGCACTTTTCACCGCCCAGACGCATGAGAGGGTCGGAGAAGAGGGCGTAATCACCGTATACCTCAAATTCTACGATGTTGGGATGTTCTGTTTTCAATCGCTACACCTCCTGAAAATCACGGGTACCGGCCTCCAGGGAAAAACCGGTATGTTCGTTATAAAAGCCATCGGACAACAGCAGTATGCCGCCGTCGAACAGTGAGGTCACGGCGCCGAGGCTCTCAAGCCGCTCCAGCTGATAGCGGTAGACGCTGACGCAGTAGCCCTTTGCCTCGTCAATGCAGCCGCAAATGACCGCCCAATCCTTCTGCCCGTAGACCTGAGCGGCGTTTCGCAGCGTGTTTTGCAGCTCGCGCCCTCTTCCGTAGGGTACGAGCAGGGCGCTCGTGTCCTCGTCGAATACCTGAAAAAGACTGCCTGCCAGACGAAACGCCTGCCGCAGAAGGTAGCGCTCCGCCTGCGCACAGTTGGCGTCTGCATACCGGGGGTTGTCCGCCAGCAGATGATAGAGGGAACCGTGCGCCTGGGTTTGGTCGTCCTGAAAGCCGGGCTCCATCTCTGTGTATAGCCGACGATAGTAGAACCGGATGGACTCCTCGGAGGACAGATCGTGCCGGAAAACCTCCGGCGTTTTGGAAAAGGCGTTCAGCAGCGCGGTGGTGGCGTTCTGTCCGCGCACGATGTCGTCCAGACCACGCAGCCGCTCGTCGGTACACCGGATGAGGCGGACGGGGGCGGGCTTCTTTTGCTCGGCGTGCCGGTTGCACCGCCCTGCCGCCTGCACGACACTGTCCATTCCGGCGGAGAAGCGGATCACCCGCTGGAAGGAGATGTCCACACCGGCCTCGATCACCTGCGTGGAGACGCAGACAACCCTTTGCCTGTCGGCGGAGGGCTTGTCCAGCGCGGACTGTAAGGCTTGCAGAGTCTCCCTGCGGTGCTGCATGCACATGGCGGCGGACAGATGGAAGCACCGGCAATTCTCGGTTTGCAGCGACTCGAACAGGAACGCCGCCTCCTTTTTTGTGTTGCACACCACCAGCAGACTGTCGCACGACGACAGTACCTCCGTGACGATCTGCGAGAGCTCCTCCAGCTTGGCACATCCGGCATTTTGGATGTCGGTGCGCTTAAAGACGTCCCACAGTGCCTTTTGCTGCGGAACCAGATCGACGGGCTGGCGGTGCAGAGGATGGTCGGCTGCCTCCAGACAGGGCTGGGTGGCGGAGCACAGAACAATGGTGGCGCCGCAGACCTCGGACAGGAAGTTGACCGCCAAATTGAACAGCGTCAGCATTTTGCCGGGAACGGTCTGCACCTCGTCGATCACAATGACGCTGCCGCACAGCGCATGAAATCTGCGGATGGCGCTGGTCCTCCCACTGAAGCAGGTGTTCAGCAGCTGCACCAGCGTGGTGATAATGATCGGCGCCGACCAGGAGGCGGTGAGCAGCTCCAGCTCCTGTAAGCGCTCCGGCGTCTCCTTCGGCTCGGCAAGGTTGGAGTGATGCTCTAGTATCAAAGTGTCGTCCCCTATGTAATCGCGGATGACCTGGGCATTTTGATCCAGGATCGACAGCAGCGGTGCGGTGA
The genomic region above belongs to Vescimonas coprocola and contains:
- the cas5c gene encoding type I-C CRISPR-associated protein Cas5c, with product MKTEHPNIVEFEVYGDYALFSDPLMRLGGEKCSYQVPTYEALKGILSSVYWKPTFIWRILDVRVMNPIQTEVKGIRPIKYSGGNDLAYYTYLKSCRYQVRACFDWNDNRPELCGDRNENKHHCIARRMIEKGGRRDIFLGTRECQGYVEPCVFGNGAGAYDDLPELGFGLMYHGITYPDEAYSEETRGRMTARFWYPVMKNGVIHFLPPEDCPGQKPLREMPMKSFSADEGNFIGLREFGEVE
- the cas3 gene encoding CRISPR-associated helicase Cas3'; its protein translation is MYPAHIRETRERQTVQEHCRNTAALAAAALRPLGLEKCAYLAGLLHDAGKNKQEYAQYLSEAVSGGNAVRGSVNHTFAGVRLLLDRWHGGCGTFSYSDVTAELLAFAVGSHHGLFDCIDPQQHSGFFHRQTKEGIFYDESRQGFLAEVADEEELERLFHSAVREMAPMLDRLAALSTQADDNEADRETAFYIGLLARMLLSAVIEGDRTDTAAFMDGIEPPVFPEDMRPIWTERLAFMEKKLAAFPRKTPIDLARHTISDTCAAGAARPGGVYRLNVPTGGGKTLASLRFALTHAAKWNCSRIIFTAPLLSILDQNAQVIRDYIGDDTLILEHHSNLAEPKETPERLQELELLTASWSAPIIITTLVQLLNTCFSGRTSAIRRFHALCGSVIVIDEVQTVPGKMLTLFNLAVNFLSEVCGATIVLCSATQPCLEAADHPLHRQPVDLVPQQKALWDVFKRTDIQNAGCAKLEELSQIVTEVLSSCDSLLVVCNTKKEAAFLFESLQTENCRCFHLSAAMCMQHRRETLQALQSALDKPSADRQRVVCVSTQVIEAGVDISFQRVIRFSAGMDSVVQAAGRCNRHAEQKKPAPVRLIRCTDERLRGLDDIVRGQNATTALLNAFSKTPEVFRHDLSSEESIRFYYRRLYTEMEPGFQDDQTQAHGSLYHLLADNPRYADANCAQAERYLLRQAFRLAGSLFQVFDEDTSALLVPYGRGRELQNTLRNAAQVYGQKDWAVICGCIDEAKGYCVSVYRYQLERLESLGAVTSLFDGGILLLSDGFYNEHTGFSLEAGTRDFQEV